The following is a genomic window from Apodemus sylvaticus chromosome 10, mApoSyl1.1, whole genome shotgun sequence.
tcaaaggttaggagcaccggctgctcttccagaggaccctggtacgattcccagcacccacatggtctttcacaactgtctgtaacttcagttctaggggatcctacaccctcacagacatacatgcaggcaaaacaccaatgcacataaaaaaattaaaaagaaccattaggaaaaggaaaaaaagttttaACAGATATTTAAACAGAATAGGCTAAAAAGAATTAGTAGGAAGTGTGGGCAATTGGCAAAGGAGTCCCAGTATTACCATGGGCTAAGGGGATCGGTTGCTTGTCAGCAGAAATACGATAGGCTCGTTGGGGGCTTTCGGGAGATGGGCAATATTCTTGGGGTTCTGCTGGCTGGTGCTGAGGGTCTGGCCAGGATACGCTTCTGGGAAAAAGTTCCAGCTGTGACGTTGTGCCTGGATGTAGGAAGGCACCAAGACTGACGATTGAACAGATGGCCAAACCATTGTCATAAGTTGGCCTTTGCGGATGAGTAAGTGAATACGGCTCTCCCAGCCTCCTAACTTCTTCCTTCACCCCAGCAGTCTAAGGTCAGCTCAGCTTCTCAGCACGGCCTCCGGGTTCGCCTGCGTCAGTGGAGGCCCTGCGAGCCACTCCTGTAGGGGGTGCCGTGGAGACGTGGTTGCCGCCAAGCGTGCGTGTGCGTCATCgggcagggggcggggcctcCAGAACCCGGAAGCTGGGGACCCACGTGGGAGTCTGGGAGGCGACTGTCTTGGCTCGAGAGTCAGGTTGTGGGCAGTGGGACGAAGTGTGGGAGGCCAACAGTTCCTCGCCAGCTGTCTGTCAGTGGCGTCCTGGGCGCCGCTGGAGCAATGCGACTCCTCCGGACGATCGGGTGCTTCGATCGCCTGATTGCCGGCCATTTCTCCTCGGTGGCTCGGCGCGGGGAGCGGCCTGGCGGGGAGGAGCTGAGTCGCTTGCTTCTAGATGACCTGGCGCCGACCCAGCGGCTGGAACGACTGTTTGGCCTGTCACCATGCCTCCTGGCCTTGCGGGCCGCTCGCCGGCGCGTGGCCCGGCTCCTGCTCCAGGCCGGTAAGGCTGGGGTACAGGGGGAGCGGGCCGAGCTGCTCCGGGTGGCCGAGGCTCGGGGCATCCCTGTCTTGAGGCCCAGGCGTCAGAAACTGGATGCCTTGTGCGGCTACCAGGTGCACCAGGGCGTGTGCATGGAGGTGAGCCCGCTGCGACCCCGGCCTTGCGACGAGGCGGCAGACACGAGCTCAGGCGACGACCCTCAGCAGCTATGGCTCGTCCTTGAGGGTCTCCAGGATCCCCGCAATTTTGGGGCTGTGATGCGCTCCGCTCACTTCCTCGGAGTAGACAGGGTCATCACCAGCCGGAGAAACAGGCACGGACGTCCCTTATTTCTGTTTGCGCCCTATCCGGAGGCGGAGCCAAGTTCCTAAGCACCTGGTGGGGAGCCCGGGGGTGTGTAGGGCGCGGGGCTTGAGATTTCCAGGTTTAACACGCGTCGTGGGGAACCTTTGCAGCTGTCCGCTTACTCCAGTAGTCAGCAAGGCCAGCGCTGGGGCTATGGAGGTGATGGACGTGTTCGCTACTCCTGACCTGCCCGGTTTTTTGCAGGTAAAGTGGgcgagaggggaagaagaggcgATGAGTCTAGCTCGGGCTCTTAGAGCTATCTCCAGCTAGCAGAAgattgggggtggagggagagaagggacgTGGTGGCATTGATTCCTACGACCTTCTAAGTCCCACTGGGAAAGATTCCAGGGCCTTTAAAATAGAGTATCGCCTGAAGTTAGGGGTTTCCTCGCTTCGTTTACTTTACCTACACGCCTTGGCCACCTATGTCAACAAGTCAATGTCTGACGCCCGTGGGACTTCAGCAGTACTCTAGGGAGCTGGTGGACAGGAGTCGTGGGTACCTGGAATAGAAGCTTAACTTGAAAGTGATTTAAACAAGTCTTTGCAACCTGCGAGCTTTAGTGTTCTTTAGCTTTGTTTCCTGATCAGACCCTAGGGGGCAGCATTGTATCGCATTTGGCAGTCCCTCTAACCTCTGTCCTTCcccgtccccacccccatccctcaaAGAGAAAATAACCTTGAAAAGAGGCGGAAGAAAGCTGCCTAATAAACTTATATTCAAGCCACGTGTCTATTTTCACATTTTCCAGTAACCACGCAGGCGTGATGAcacatgtctataattccagctgttaggaggtggagacaggaagatcaagtCCAGGCTGGGCTACGTGAGATCCAGTCTTACAACAAGAGGGCGACAACAAATctagaaaactaaaaagaaacacgattttatccaatatatcaCAAATATTATcattaaaacatacattttaaatattaatgaaaaaagtTTGAGACAGGTTACTGTGCGGCTCAAGCTGCCTCAGAGCCCTCAGAAATAATCCTTCGTCAGCCTCCTTACAGGTGCGTGTCACTATGCCCAGCATAAATCtcgttttaaaatgtttatacatAATACATCTCAACTTGGAATAGCCATATTTCAATCCTCAGTAGTCACTAGGGCCGGGgagatggcttaacagttaagagGACCGGTGCTTGAATCCAAGCACCCACGGGTCTCACTactatttataactccagttccaggagatctgatgcccccttctggcctccctaGGCATTGATCACATGTAGTTACTTACATGCAGTTAAACCCTCATACAtgtaaaaacaaagttaaaatcTTTAGGAAGTGGTCAGGTGTGCTCGGTGGCTTTCAAATTGACCAGCACACGTCTAGAAGCATGTCTGGCTTCAGCTCACAGGCAGTCCCCCTTCTGAGGAACTGGCTGAGACGGGTGGGAAGTGGAGTTCTCTCATCACATCCGACACGCCCTGCCAGCAGCTGGACCACAGGATTGTCTCCACCTGCTGCTGGGGAGCGCTGGAGGTGGCAGGCAGCTCTGGACGCCACCCCACTGCCTACCAAAGCCTGCTCCAGCAATACCAGCCCTATACAGCATGCCAAGGGTGTTGTGTGTCCATCTGACCTCATGTCAATGAGAACCTTACCCTCACACCAAATCAGAGCCCTGGCAGTCACATGATCCTCCACTTCGCTTCAAAGGCACATTCTTAGTTCTCATATCCTTGACAGGTCTGCAGCATCTAGCACAGATGGTCAttcctgggcctttttttttttcagtgctatCGATCAAACTCAGCTTCTTACCCTAGGCAGGCATGCTGCCTTGAGCCCCAGCCTCGCCCATTCCCCTggccttccctttgcctctgctCTCCTGTAAGCATCGCCGGTGAATTCTCTTCGATCCCATGACCTCCAAACACTGCCATGTTCCAAGTCTCTTTTATGTAAATTggcttaatgttttttttttcctaatctagTTTCATAGCTTCATTTATtctctcagctttttttttttttggatttggtttttttgagacagggtttctctgtatagccctggctgtcctggaactcactctgtagaccaggctggcctccaactcagaaatctgcctgcctctgcctcccagagtgctgggattacaggtgtgcgccaccaccgcccggctttctcTTAGCTTTTTAAGAAAAGGATTAGATATGTAGCCAACCTCagattcatgatcctcctgtttTAGTTTCTcaagtttatatgtatatatgtaatagtgtgggtatgtgtgctaccgtgtgcatgtagaggtcagggaACAACTCTCTGGAGTTGGTTCTTGCCATGTGGGCTCAGATTTAGTAGCCAGTGCCTTTATGCACTGAGCCCTTTTGTGGCTTAAGgtctcacttttatttatttgtttgtttgtttgttttgagacagggtttctctgtgtatccttggctgtcctggggctcactctgtagatcagtctggccttgaactcacagggatccacctgccttccaagtgccaggattagagTTGTGtgccacacccccacccccatcgctGTCAAATTTAAACTCCTGGCTTTCCATACCCCAGTTCCAGATTATTCCCTCTCTGCTACACAGCTCTTTCCCTCGCTCCCTCAGTGGA
Proteins encoded in this region:
- the Mrm1 gene encoding rRNA methyltransferase 1, mitochondrial, with product MRLLRTIGCFDRLIAGHFSSVARRGERPGGEELSRLLLDDLAPTQRLERLFGLSPCLLALRAARRRVARLLLQAGKAGVQGERAELLRVAEARGIPVLRPRRQKLDALCGYQVHQGVCMEVSPLRPRPCDEAADTSSGDDPQQLWLVLEGLQDPRNFGAVMRSAHFLGVDRVITSRRNSCPLTPVVSKASAGAMEVMDVFATPDLPGFLQAKAQHGWLVVGTVGCSGPEISQSSKVPITSCLEFVWDRPTLLVLGSEGSGLSQEVFASCQLLLTILPRRPLPPGLESLNVSVATGILLHSICSQKKGFPVQERGPLLQDS